In Mastigocladopsis repens PCC 10914, a single window of DNA contains:
- the mtnB gene encoding methylthioribulose 1-phosphate dehydratase, whose product MNSSTLITLIDPRLELISDARHFYQQGWMVGTAGNLSVRLPDGSFWITASGRSKGELEPGDFVPIQPNGKVEQPSPDLKPSAETAIHQVLYDLFADAMSCYHVHSVEASLVSRFVKGDTLPLPPLEMLKGLGVWEENPCCSMPIFANHLQVSRIADEIKERFTTTPPQIPALLIRDHGVTVWAPSPKTARNYIELMEYIFRYMVAARGVGVWGVGE is encoded by the coding sequence ATGAATAGCTCAACCCTTATTACCCTCATTGACCCTCGTCTTGAACTTATCTCAGATGCCCGTCACTTTTACCAGCAAGGATGGATGGTGGGAACTGCGGGAAATCTGTCGGTTCGTTTACCCGATGGGAGCTTCTGGATTACAGCCAGTGGTCGGTCTAAAGGAGAATTAGAACCTGGAGATTTTGTGCCTATCCAGCCAAACGGTAAGGTAGAGCAACCCTCACCTGATTTGAAGCCTTCAGCTGAAACAGCTATTCACCAGGTTCTTTATGACCTGTTTGCCGACGCTATGAGCTGTTACCATGTTCACTCAGTAGAAGCAAGCTTGGTTTCTCGCTTTGTCAAAGGAGATACCTTGCCCTTACCACCGTTGGAGATGCTCAAAGGTTTGGGTGTTTGGGAAGAGAACCCTTGTTGTTCTATGCCCATATTTGCCAACCATTTACAGGTTTCTCGCATTGCAGATGAAATTAAAGAGCGCTTTACAACCACTCCCCCACAAATACCAGCTTTACTGATCCGCGACCACGGCGTTACAGTTTGGGCACCTTCTCCCAAAACCGCCCGCAATTACATTGAGTTAATGGAATACATTTTCCGGTATATGGTTGCAGCCAGAGGTGTGGGTGTTTGGGGAGTAGGGGAGTAG
- a CDS encoding 1,2-dihydroxy-3-keto-5-methylthiopentene dioxygenase, translated as MAILQLEDGTRHTDLQDICRELAPLNIQLNRWAVGESQQLRQLLAQDSLNEDEKEQILKSLDGYFEQLKQTAGYQTRDLIVLHPGIPNLDAMLTKFDKIHTHSEDEVRYIIAGEGIFGFVRPDDTQVELTVQPQEYINVPAGTEHWFYLTPARRIKAVRYFTGTEGWFPEYTDTQIRTRQAVGQI; from the coding sequence ATGGCGATTCTACAATTGGAAGATGGAACACGCCATACTGATTTGCAAGACATTTGCCGCGAACTAGCACCCTTAAACATCCAACTCAATCGTTGGGCTGTGGGAGAGAGTCAACAGTTGCGTCAACTATTAGCACAAGATAGCCTCAACGAGGATGAGAAAGAACAAATCTTAAAATCGCTGGATGGCTATTTTGAGCAACTCAAACAAACAGCAGGCTATCAAACCCGTGACCTCATCGTCCTGCATCCAGGAATCCCAAACCTTGATGCAATGCTGACGAAGTTTGACAAAATCCATACTCATTCAGAAGACGAAGTCCGCTACATCATTGCTGGGGAAGGCATTTTTGGTTTTGTACGACCTGATGATACCCAAGTAGAACTGACAGTGCAGCCCCAAGAGTACATTAACGTACCTGCGGGAACTGAACACTGGTTTTATCTCACTCCAGCGCGACGAATTAAAGCAGTGCGGTATTTCACTGGGACAGAAGGTTGGTTTCCTGAGTATACGGATACACAAATCCGTACTCGTCAGGCTGTTGGTCAAATATAG
- a CDS encoding DUF1802 family protein, with protein sequence MQELTITSHALKEWAVAINALETGKTIMLLRKGGIHERDGRFDVAHKQVLLYPTFEHQQPFLLKREYANLVIPVTPGWHPETVRISSCAEITDIFPVSDESIVNALLGFHIWNEYFISDRLKWKPRQPLYILLLRTYKLPQEQEIPYRSEYGGCKSWIDLAQPISLQGAEPILSDSTYTQLVAKIRNIVSDKLYVPST encoded by the coding sequence ATGCAAGAACTGACTATAACTTCTCATGCACTCAAAGAATGGGCAGTTGCCATCAACGCCTTGGAAACAGGCAAAACAATTATGCTCCTCCGCAAGGGTGGTATCCACGAACGTGATGGACGCTTTGATGTCGCCCACAAGCAGGTTTTACTTTACCCAACGTTTGAACATCAACAGCCTTTCTTGCTCAAACGCGAGTATGCCAATCTCGTTATTCCAGTAACACCTGGTTGGCATCCAGAAACAGTCCGTATCAGCAGTTGCGCTGAGATTACGGATATTTTCCCAGTCAGTGACGAGTCTATAGTTAATGCTCTGCTTGGGTTCCATATCTGGAACGAGTACTTTATTAGCGATCGCCTCAAATGGAAACCGCGTCAGCCACTGTATATTCTCCTGCTGCGGACTTACAAACTCCCCCAAGAGCAGGAAATTCCCTATCGCAGCGAGTACGGCGGCTGCAAGTCATGGATTGATTTGGCTCAACCGATTTCGCTACAAGGAGCAGAACCAATTTTATCTGATTCGACATACACCCAATTAGTTGCCAAAATTCGCAACATCGTCAGCGATAAGTTATATGTTCCATCTACATAA
- the ggt gene encoding gamma-glutamyltransferase, whose protein sequence is MKIGIFDKCKQVAFTAFTLGVLFSSQVASAFVIPPLRTKKAMVVSAHPLASEAGMAMLRKGGNAVDAAVATTFAISVVEPFSAGIGGGGFLLLHQAKTGEMKALDFRERAPLKATRNMYLDAQGKVRPNVSVNGYLAAATPGTVAGLYEVHRRYGKLPWQEVVKPAISLAKDGFILSQEQTWRSIKVYEDRKQVILNNPAARAIFTRNGEFFAPGEKLVQRDLARTLAEIAKNPQSFYTGNIARAIASDMAKNGGLISREDLKSYKPIWRTPLCGNFRKAKICSMPPPSAGGVHLLQILNIIGDTDLKSLGWHHPDALHLMVEAMKIAYADRSKYLGDPDFVKVPVTQLISSAYAKKRLQEIKMERATPSNEVKPADPQTLQQLIQANEGETRRKSFFASSSPKYESPETSHLTVIDQQRNAVSLTFTVNYGFGSGVVVPGTGILLNDEMDDFAAAPGVPNAFGLVGSQANAIAPRKTPLSSMTPTIVTENGRLRMAVGAPGGGTIITQVLQVILNVLEYNMDAGAAVSAPRIHHQWLPDELRVEPVGLDALTLAQLQRRGHKIKQTAPWGNINTIVVTPDGTLEGAADPRGEGSPKGF, encoded by the coding sequence ATGAAAATCGGTATTTTTGACAAATGTAAACAGGTTGCATTCACAGCTTTTACCCTTGGCGTTCTATTTTCTAGCCAAGTAGCATCCGCCTTCGTTATCCCACCGCTTCGGACCAAAAAGGCAATGGTAGTCTCAGCACATCCCTTAGCAAGTGAAGCAGGGATGGCAATGTTACGCAAGGGTGGTAATGCAGTTGATGCAGCAGTCGCTACTACCTTTGCTATATCTGTAGTTGAGCCTTTTTCAGCAGGAATTGGTGGCGGTGGATTCTTGCTATTGCATCAAGCGAAAACTGGCGAAATGAAGGCGTTGGATTTTCGCGAACGCGCACCGCTAAAAGCCACAAGAAATATGTACCTAGATGCACAGGGAAAGGTGCGTCCAAATGTCAGCGTGAACGGTTATTTGGCAGCCGCGACACCAGGGACGGTGGCTGGACTGTATGAAGTCCATCGTCGTTATGGTAAGCTGCCTTGGCAAGAGGTCGTCAAACCTGCAATTTCTCTTGCTAAAGATGGCTTCATCCTCTCTCAAGAGCAGACTTGGCGTTCCATAAAAGTGTATGAGGATCGCAAGCAGGTTATTCTCAATAATCCAGCAGCGCGGGCAATTTTTACTCGTAACGGAGAATTTTTCGCTCCGGGAGAAAAGTTGGTGCAGCGAGATTTAGCACGAACTTTGGCAGAAATTGCCAAGAACCCCCAAAGTTTCTACACCGGAAATATTGCCCGTGCGATCGCGTCTGACATGGCAAAAAACGGTGGTTTAATTTCTCGTGAAGACCTGAAATCTTATAAACCAATCTGGCGCACTCCCCTTTGTGGCAATTTCCGCAAAGCTAAAATTTGCTCAATGCCACCACCTTCAGCAGGAGGCGTTCATCTATTACAGATTCTAAATATTATTGGTGATACCGATTTAAAATCTTTAGGATGGCACCACCCAGACGCTTTACACCTGATGGTGGAAGCAATGAAAATCGCTTACGCTGACCGTTCCAAATATTTAGGCGATCCAGATTTTGTCAAAGTTCCTGTCACACAACTTATTAGCTCTGCTTATGCCAAAAAACGGCTTCAAGAAATCAAAATGGAAAGGGCTACACCTTCAAATGAGGTTAAACCAGCAGATCCGCAGACATTACAGCAGTTGATTCAGGCTAACGAGGGGGAGACAAGGCGAAAAAGCTTCTTTGCGTCCTCTTCTCCTAAATATGAATCGCCCGAAACCAGTCACCTAACTGTTATAGATCAACAGCGCAATGCTGTTAGCTTAACTTTCACGGTAAACTACGGCTTTGGTTCTGGGGTGGTGGTGCCGGGAACTGGTATTCTGCTTAATGACGAGATGGATGACTTTGCGGCTGCGCCCGGAGTACCCAATGCGTTTGGACTTGTGGGTAGTCAAGCAAATGCGATCGCACCGCGCAAAACTCCTTTATCCAGCATGACTCCCACAATTGTCACTGAAAACGGTCGTCTCCGGATGGCAGTGGGTGCGCCTGGTGGTGGTACCATCATCACTCAAGTGCTGCAAGTTATCTTGAATGTACTGGAATACAATATGGATGCTGGCGCGGCTGTTTCTGCACCACGCATACATCATCAGTGGTTACCAGATGAGTTAAGAGTGGAACCCGTTGGTTTGGATGCTCTTACTCTTGCACAATTGCAGCGGCGAGGACACAAAATTAAGCAGACTGCGCCTTGGGGTAATATTAACACGATTGTCGTAACACCTGATGGAACATTAGAAGGCGCAGCCGATCCGCGTGGTGAAGGTTCCCCTAAAGGTTTTTGA
- a CDS encoding phytochelatin synthase family protein, with the protein MNKILLKTINLPLKALVISAFVASGSVFAQTLTLPKNLIAFNSQEGEKLLFESQSRKDFLPLSMQFVTQNNQAYCGVASIVMVLNGLQIPAPEAQQYSPYRVFTQENFFNNEATRKVLAPEVVSRMGMTLEQIGQFLVSYNVKVKVYHAADTNLQAFRKLALENLKQPDNYILVNYLRKEIGQEKGGHISPLAAYNEKTDRFLIMDVSRYKYPPVWVKTADLWKAMATADSVSGKTRGFVFISRN; encoded by the coding sequence ATGAATAAAATTTTACTCAAAACTATCAACTTACCTTTAAAGGCTTTAGTAATAAGTGCTTTTGTAGCTAGTGGAAGTGTCTTTGCTCAAACACTGACTTTGCCAAAGAATTTAATTGCTTTTAACTCACAAGAAGGCGAAAAATTATTATTTGAAAGTCAATCAAGGAAAGATTTCTTGCCACTTAGTATGCAGTTTGTTACTCAAAACAATCAGGCATATTGTGGGGTGGCTAGTATTGTTATGGTACTGAATGGTTTGCAAATTCCTGCACCAGAAGCACAGCAGTATTCTCCCTACCGGGTATTTACTCAAGAAAACTTTTTTAATAACGAAGCTACCCGAAAAGTGTTAGCACCCGAGGTGGTTTCTCGTATGGGTATGACTCTAGAGCAGATAGGGCAATTCTTAGTTAGCTATAACGTTAAGGTCAAGGTTTACCATGCTGCTGACACTAACCTACAAGCTTTTAGAAAACTGGCATTAGAGAATTTAAAACAGCCTGATAATTATATCTTAGTTAATTATTTACGTAAAGAAATTGGGCAAGAAAAAGGTGGGCATATTTCCCCATTAGCAGCATATAACGAGAAAACAGATAGATTTTTAATCATGGATGTTTCTCGTTATAAATATCCGCCAGTCTGGGTGAAAACAGCAGATTTATGGAAGGCTATGGCAACGGCTGATTCAGTTTCCGGTAAGACACGGGGATTTGTATTTATCAGTCGAAATTAA
- a CDS encoding glycine betaine ABC transporter substrate-binding protein — translation MKRFFAFFLLTFALVLGIASCNPSTNSGGGGDIVVASKGFTEQDILSELLAQQIEATSNLKVERRRFTSSFVTHQAIIAGKIDAYVEYTGTAFTGILKQKAISDPKEVYRRLKQAYAKQFNLEVMESLGFENTFVMTIRGEDAKRYNIKTLSEAAKYTPQWRGGCSYEFVEREDGFPGLAKTYGLRFAHSPRIMDLGLIYRALVQKQVDMVNGNSTDGQISRLGLVVLKDDKQYFPPYEADPIIRKETLQKYPQLRKAIAQLVGRISADEMRQLNYLVEGELRDIKEVVSEFRKAKGLAGSSI, via the coding sequence ATGAAAAGATTTTTTGCCTTTTTCCTTTTAACTTTTGCCCTAGTGCTAGGAATTGCCAGTTGTAACCCCAGCACAAATAGCGGAGGTGGTGGAGATATTGTTGTTGCTTCCAAGGGTTTTACTGAACAAGATATTTTAAGCGAACTTTTGGCACAGCAAATAGAAGCAACTAGCAATTTAAAAGTAGAACGTCGCCGCTTTACGAGTTCTTTTGTGACTCATCAAGCGATTATTGCTGGCAAAATTGATGCTTATGTTGAATATACGGGTACAGCTTTTACTGGGATTTTGAAGCAAAAAGCGATTAGTGACCCAAAAGAAGTTTATCGACGTTTAAAACAAGCTTATGCCAAGCAGTTCAATTTGGAAGTAATGGAATCGTTGGGTTTTGAAAACACTTTTGTAATGACTATACGCGGTGAAGATGCCAAGCGTTACAATATCAAAACTCTTTCTGAAGCTGCTAAATATACACCTCAGTGGCGCGGTGGTTGTAGCTACGAATTTGTGGAAAGGGAAGATGGTTTTCCTGGATTGGCTAAAACCTACGGTTTACGCTTTGCCCATTCTCCTCGCATTATGGATTTAGGTTTAATCTATCGGGCACTGGTGCAAAAGCAAGTAGACATGGTGAATGGAAATTCCACTGATGGGCAAATTTCTCGCTTGGGTTTAGTCGTCCTGAAAGATGATAAGCAGTATTTTCCACCTTATGAGGCAGATCCAATAATACGTAAAGAAACTTTACAAAAGTATCCACAATTAAGGAAGGCGATCGCCCAACTCGTTGGCAGAATTTCGGCGGATGAAATGCGACAATTAAACTATTTAGTTGAGGGCGAGTTACGTGATATAAAAGAGGTTGTTAGCGAGTTTCGCAAAGCTAAGGGTTTAGCCGGAAGTTCAATATAA
- a CDS encoding ABC transporter permease produces MNISDFFLIKYASEILERTLEHLLLVAVSIGIATLVGIPLGILITRRKNLRQPILGIANILQTVPSLALFGLLIPVPIVGGIGPSPAIVALTLYSLLPIIRNTYTGITGVDSAIIEAGRGMGMTDRELLLQVEIPLALSVILAGVRVATVIAIGIATIAAAIGAGGLGELIFRGIAVVNNQLLLAGAIPAAIIALVADFGIGWLEGRLKITRK; encoded by the coding sequence ATGAATATCAGTGACTTCTTCTTAATAAAATACGCCTCGGAAATCCTGGAACGCACTCTAGAACACTTGCTGCTGGTAGCAGTTTCTATTGGTATTGCCACTCTCGTAGGAATTCCACTGGGTATATTAATTACCCGGCGAAAGAACCTCCGCCAACCCATTCTTGGGATTGCGAATATTCTGCAAACCGTTCCCAGTCTGGCACTGTTTGGCTTGCTTATTCCCGTACCTATAGTTGGTGGAATTGGACCAAGCCCTGCAATTGTTGCCCTAACTTTGTATTCTCTATTACCTATAATCCGCAATACTTATACGGGGATCACTGGTGTAGATTCAGCCATTATAGAAGCTGGGCGAGGGATGGGAATGACAGATAGAGAATTATTGCTTCAGGTAGAAATTCCTTTGGCACTGAGTGTTATTTTAGCAGGGGTGCGAGTGGCGACAGTGATTGCGATTGGGATTGCCACTATTGCCGCAGCAATTGGTGCTGGTGGTTTAGGGGAGTTGATTTTTCGAGGTATTGCAGTGGTGAATAATCAGTTACTTTTAGCTGGTGCGATTCCTGCGGCGATCATTGCTTTAGTTGCTGATTTTGGCATTGGTTGGTTGGAGGGAAGATTAAAAATTACAAGAAAATAG
- a CDS encoding ATP-binding cassette domain-containing protein: protein MPQDNQIAVEFHNVTFSRNNRPLVSNLNFAIHQGEALILLGRSGSGKTTTMKLINRLFIPTQGEVLFDGIPTTQWDEIKLRRKIGYVIQETGLFPHFTVERNVGLVPSLEGWKPKQIKTRVYELLHLVGLEPEKFAQRYPHELSGGQRQRVGVARALAADPPVLLMDEPFGALDPITRLELQQEFKRLQQELGKTVVFVTHDIQEAFVLASRIGLMHGGELVVLGTTEEFLRSQHPEALAFLQCLKPAL from the coding sequence ATGCCGCAGGATAACCAAATCGCTGTCGAATTTCACAATGTTACCTTTAGCCGTAACAACCGCCCTCTGGTATCAAACCTCAATTTCGCTATCCATCAAGGAGAAGCACTGATATTACTAGGGCGCAGTGGGAGCGGCAAAACTACGACAATGAAATTAATCAATCGCCTATTTATACCCACACAAGGCGAGGTATTATTTGATGGCATTCCTACAACTCAATGGGATGAAATTAAATTGCGGCGCAAGATTGGTTATGTCATTCAAGAAACGGGTTTATTTCCTCATTTCACTGTTGAACGCAATGTGGGTTTGGTTCCATCTTTGGAAGGTTGGAAACCCAAGCAAATTAAAACGCGAGTTTATGAATTGTTGCATTTGGTAGGTTTAGAACCAGAAAAATTTGCTCAAAGGTATCCACATGAACTTTCGGGAGGGCAAAGACAACGGGTTGGTGTGGCAAGGGCGCTAGCAGCCGATCCGCCAGTCTTGTTGATGGATGAACCTTTTGGCGCACTCGATCCAATTACCCGGTTAGAACTGCAACAAGAATTTAAACGGTTACAGCAGGAACTAGGCAAGACAGTTGTGTTTGTCACTCACGATATCCAAGAAGCATTTGTTTTAGCATCGAGAATTGGGTTAATGCATGGGGGAGAATTGGTTGTGTTGGGTACAACCGAAGAATTTTTGCGTTCTCAACACCCAGAAGCCCTTGCATTTCTGCAATGTCTCAAACCAGCCCTATGA
- a CDS encoding PTPA-CTERM sorting domain-containing protein: MKFQAICISAAVTVAMFTGLTLSHQESAQAQLLPGVTVCTGGLVLVNGVCVSVNNTTGVPTPALLPGLIGLGASLLRKRKAKNAEVTEVDI, from the coding sequence ATGAAATTCCAAGCTATTTGCATAAGCGCAGCCGTAACTGTTGCCATGTTCACAGGGTTAACACTGAGCCATCAGGAGTCTGCTCAAGCTCAACTTCTTCCAGGTGTTACTGTTTGCACTGGTGGGTTAGTACTAGTGAATGGAGTTTGCGTTTCTGTAAACAACACAACAGGAGTTCCCACTCCAGCTCTACTGCCAGGTTTAATTGGTTTAGGCGCGAGCTTACTACGTAAGCGTAAGGCTAAGAACGCTGAGGTTACTGAGGTTGATATCTAA
- the crtC gene encoding cyanoexosortase C: MGRLLLCKSPRTAHDWIVLCGLVVGLWYLPSWLGNLLNLVVHGVAFPLLVFVAAYLAIQELWHQRNQLAKLIAPVQQRRLGHILILTSVGLFPFCRFAFWPQALLWFLVLVGITLSSWGVSFFKKYPCPTFLILLSVHPTPNYLVDYLWRTVNYHTLEQLVAWSSSLALQAIGQSATSTHNLIYLGTGAIQVEWGCTGTDMAITMATTSLLLGLILKQSWLQTVGLVIVGITLAFVLNVPRIMLLAFANSFWGKEAFEFWHGGWGEQIFSTILFTIYYYLMKAIFSERSVKSRL, from the coding sequence ATGGGTCGGCTGTTGTTGTGTAAAAGCCCAAGAACTGCTCACGATTGGATTGTCCTATGTGGTCTTGTAGTAGGTCTGTGGTACCTGCCTAGTTGGCTAGGAAATCTACTAAACTTGGTTGTTCACGGTGTTGCGTTTCCTTTACTTGTCTTTGTAGCTGCTTATCTGGCAATACAAGAGTTATGGCATCAGCGAAACCAACTTGCTAAGCTAATTGCTCCTGTCCAACAGAGGCGACTAGGACACATCCTAATTCTAACGAGTGTGGGTCTTTTTCCGTTCTGTCGTTTCGCCTTCTGGCCACAGGCTCTATTGTGGTTTTTGGTTTTAGTTGGGATTACTTTAAGTTCTTGGGGTGTAAGCTTCTTTAAGAAGTACCCATGCCCTACTTTCTTGATACTCCTGAGCGTACATCCAACACCAAATTACCTCGTTGATTATCTGTGGAGAACTGTTAATTACCACACTCTAGAACAATTGGTGGCTTGGAGTAGTAGTCTAGCACTTCAAGCTATAGGTCAGTCAGCGACTTCAACTCATAATTTGATCTATTTAGGCACAGGTGCAATCCAGGTAGAGTGGGGCTGTACCGGCACTGATATGGCTATTACTATGGCTACAACTAGCTTGTTATTAGGCTTAATTCTTAAGCAAAGCTGGCTGCAAACAGTAGGATTAGTTATTGTAGGGATTACTTTGGCTTTTGTTTTGAATGTACCCCGAATTATGTTGCTAGCGTTTGCAAATTCCTTTTGGGGGAAAGAAGCATTTGAATTTTGGCACGGTGGATGGGGTGAACAAATCTTCTCAAC